CCTGACCGAGCCGGTCTCGCCGGGCGCGGCCTTCGGCCTGATCTACATGGACGCCTGCCGCTATCCCCACCTTTGCGGCCACGCCACCATCGGCGCGGTGACCTCCATGCTGGAACTGGGACTGCTTGATCCAGGCCGCGGCCCGAACGACACTCGGATTCAGCCGTCCTCCGAAGACCCGTTCATCCTGACCCTTGTCGTGGACACGCCCTCAGGTCCCCTACCCGTGGAAGCCCGCCTGGATCCAGCGGACACGTCCCGCGTGTCCAGCGTGACCCTGACCTCGGTCCCAGCCTTTGTATTTGCCGAAAACGTCTACCTGGACGTCCCGCCCCGGCTCTTCGGCCTAGAGTGGCTGCGCGTCGATCTGGTCTGCGTCGGCGGCTTTTTCGCCATGGTGGATCTGGATCAGCCGGGGTTGGAGATCGACACGGCCTCTTCGCGACAAATCATCGACCTGGGCATGGAGATCATCCACCTGGCCAACGAGCAGGTCCGCGTCCATCACCCCCTGCGCCCGGACGTGGCCACCGTGGACGTGACCGAGTTTTACCGGCACACTGGACGATGCGAAGGGCACGGTTTCGTGGTCTACGGCGAAAGCCACCTGGACCGCTCGCCCTGCGGCACCGGGACCACGGCCAAGCTGACCCTGCTGCGCCACAAGGGACTGCTCACGGACGACACGGAGTACGTGAACTCCGGACCGTTGCGGACAACGTTCACGGCGCGTGTCCATGAACAGACAACGGTGGGGGATTATCCCGCGGTCACCGTGCGCTTCACCGGCAGCTCGCACCTCACCGGGCTGCACGAATTCGTCCTGGATC
Above is a genomic segment from Desulfonatronum sp. SC1 containing:
- a CDS encoding proline racemase family protein, whose product is MNASLRAEDVSRAFFTRHPRRVQTVDSHTGGEATRLIVSGIGLIPGPSMTEKRCWFQQNLDPIRLRLTREPRGHRDMVAAALTEPVSPGAAFGLIYMDACRYPHLCGHATIGAVTSMLELGLLDPGRGPNDTRIQPSSEDPFILTLVVDTPSGPLPVEARLDPADTSRVSSVTLTSVPAFVFAENVYLDVPPRLFGLEWLRVDLVCVGGFFAMVDLDQPGLEIDTASSRQIIDLGMEIIHLANEQVRVHHPLRPDVATVDVTEFYRHTGRCEGHGFVVYGESHLDRSPCGTGTTAKLTLLRHKGLLTDDTEYVNSGPLRTTFTARVHEQTTVGDYPAVTVRFTGSSHLTGLHEFVLDPNDPFPEGYLL